The Rissa tridactyla isolate bRisTri1 chromosome 6, bRisTri1.patW.cur.20221130, whole genome shotgun sequence DNA segment TCATGTTCTGCCTTGTGATTTGGCAGACTTGACGCTGTTTGATGAGAAGGGGAATAAGACCAGCACTCCAGACAAAGAGCGCCAAATTGAAGCCCTCCAGCTGCTGTTTTTGATCCTTCCTGCGCCCAACCGCAGTCTGCTCAAACTGCTGCTGGACTTGCTCTACCAGACCGCCAAGAAGCAGGACAAGAACAAGATGTCTGCCCACAATCTTGCTCTCATGTTTGCACCCCACATCCTATGGCCCAGAAATGTGAGTAATACCTCAGTATCTGCGGGTGGGATATTGCAAGGTAGAAAGCAGAGGCTTGGCAGGCCTATGGGGGAAGAACCAAGATGGGAAGATTAAGCATTGATACTGtgatgtgagggttggaggctgGGATGGTGAGATAGAGTTTCCTGGCAGGAGTCAGTCTTAGTGTTCAGTCCAGACCTGCCGTAGGTCTCATTTGCAATGATCCTTCGTCTTTTTCAGTAAAATTGAAAGCACAGCACTGTCCTGCTGCTTTGCTTCCAGACAAACCTTGTAGGTCTCTCTGCAAGGTTTCTTGTGCTGCTGGTGAACTGTTTAGACCCAGAGCTGTCTAGTTCTCTTCCTCTCAGAGCAGCTTTGGCTCTGTGAGCCCTGCTTTTTGGTGTGCTGTGAGCCCTGCCTGACTGTCTCCTCAGAGCAGGTCTCCTGCTGAGgcactgtgtgtgtctgtgtcccaGAGAAAGCAAGGGCAGCAGAgacccttcctcctctccttctaaCCACTGTTCCTTTGGCTGTGTCCCCTTGCCAGGTGACAGCAAATGACCTTCAGGAGAATATCACGAAGCTAAACAATGGAGTGACCTTCATGATCAAACACTCTCAGAAACTCTTCAAGGTAAGTGTGCTTTGTGGTCTTGCTCTCCCCGCCCCTTCTGCAGGAGACTGAATGCCCCTTCTCCAGACAGATCCCAGGTGTCAAGCGTATATTCTGGGTACTCTCTTCTGCGGTAGGAGGAGGACGGTTTCTACAAGAAACTGTTCCTTTAGTGACTAGGGAGGAGGTCTTTGCtgggcaggcagcccagcagaagGAAGACAGCCCAGAGGTGGCTTTGCCTGGGCAGGTCAGAAGCAGCACGGTGCAGTGTAACACCACCCTCTGctgggcacccagcacccactgCCCGGCCAGGAAACCTGGCTCCTGGGGCCAGGTAGCGACCGGGCTCCCCTTGAGTTCTAGCAGGGTAGGGAAACCGAAGGATAACGTGGATGAGCACTGCTGAGTGCTGAACACCTAATACAGCGTGTCATTTTGTTGTCAGCTTCTCTGCAAGTGGTAGTCAATGCATGGCTGTTACAAGCACAGCCTGCAGTCTTGGCCTCTGTCTAGCTCAGAGCAGGGTGCTGTCAGGAGTGTGGGGCTGTTGGCAGTTTTCTCCGAGGAAGTGTTTCTGCAACAGGCAGTTTCTTGACTTCCCAGGGCTTTCCTGGTTACTGTAGGCATCTGCTCCCTACAAGGAGTCCTCCCACAGACAAGTTCCCTTCCTGCCCTCTTTGTCAGGCCCGTGTTTGGACAGCTTAGAGATGGAGGAATTGCTTGGAAAAAGTTCCTGTGGAACCCTGCTCTTACTCTGTGTTCCACTTGTGCTGGTTGCTTGCATCAAAGAAAGCCTGTGAACAGGGACCGCACTGGGAACATGAAATCCCATTGTCTGCCCTAAATGGCTGAGTCTTGATGGAAATGGCTTGTGCGGTATGGTTGAAGAGCGGCTCTTGCTGGGGCCATTCTTGCCCCGGGGCAAAACGCTCTAAACGTATGTACGGCCTTTTCTCTGCTCACCCTTACAGGCTCCAGCATACATACGGGAATGTGCCAGGCTGCACTATCTGGGATCCAGAGCACATACATCAAAGGTAAGGCCAGCAAGTGCAGCGCCTGCCCTCCGTGAAAGGGCAGAGGGTATGTTACTATGAAGGGATCCTTGTGAGTGAAAGAAGCTGAAAACAAACCAAGTCATGAAAGAGGATCTGTCAGAGAGCAGGAGTGAGGGAACCATATGGTGTGGTGGTGCAGGCAGCTGCATTAGGGAAATTGGGCAGAGTTGAAGCATTTGTTAATcaaaagcacagggaaagctACCAGTCCCTGTTTAGCAGCAAACCTGCTCCCTGTGCCCAGTACATGCAGCACCTGCTCCTTCATGGGGCTGTGCCTTCCAAACAGACGCACGtgcctgctgctgtggctgggctgCTTGGAAAAGGGGCTGGGATAAAGGCTACTTGCTGCCATTGGGACAAGATTTCTCTGTGTCTTGCCAGCAAATGCTTCCCTGCAGAAGGGAAGATGCAGAAGAGGGAAGATGTATTGCAAGGTGCTGCACTGACCCTTCTCAAGCCTGGAAGGGCTTCTGCAGCTGGCAtccgggaggggagggaagaagcagtGGGGTCACCTTTGTGTTGCTGTCACCTCTTCCTGGCACAGGGCCTGCtggtgcagtgctgctgcagaggggtagggaaagcACAGCCCTGTGCGTTCACTGGGGTTGAGGCAGCTCACGAGACTCTTCCCAGCCTGGCTCAGATGGGTGGCTCGTTTGGATTAAAGCATGGCAAGCAACTGCTGTCTCCGCTTTCCCAGGACGACCTGGATTTGCTGACGTCTCCTAGCTCCAAGGAGCTGCAGCCCCTCAAGTCTCAGAAGCGAAGCCGGCTGGACACTTGCCATCAGGAGGAGACCCAGCAGCGCACGGAGGAGGCACTGAAGGAGCTCTTCCGCCATGTCCACAATATGCCTGACTCTGCAAAGAAGAAGAAGCTTATCCGGCAGGTAGCGTGGGGAGGAAAGATATCTTTGGGGTGTGCTTGTCAGCACAATCCTGGGCACAGGGATAAAGGCAGGGCCTGCTTGAGAGCTGCTCCTAGTTctgggcaggctggggagagTGGGCTTTGGGCTGCGTAAGGGACAGAGCTGTAagaaggcaggggaggaggaggcctATCCTGGATGTGGCTGATGGTGGAGCTTGCTGCACCAAGCTGTGCTTAGAGCTCTTTGTTTTCCAAGCCAGGGACTTGCCAGCCACCAGTTCCCCAGTGCTGATCATGGCCTTGTTGAGCTTTCTCCCTCAGAAAGGGAAAAGTCTTGTCCCCTCTTGCCTGCGGGGAGTGGACAAACTGGTCTCCTCTTGGTCCGATGAGCATTCCCAGCCAACTTGCTGCTCCAGAGAGACTGGGTGGCATGGTCAGCACCTGTCCTGGCTGCCAGCCTCCAGCTCCTGTCCAAACCCCTTTCTGCTCCAACAGCTACTCCTTTTGGCTAACCTGTTAGCCAGCACAAAGCAGCCTCACATCCAAGCTCCCTGTAATCCTGGGTGGGAGATGTGgccttcctctgctttcttatccctgcagctctgagctgcttcTCCATTTTGGGGTGTGAAGGAGCCAAACTGAGGTTTATGCAGATGACAAACAGTAGAGCAGCACACAGCAGCAAGGGACGGGTGCAACTGTACAGTAACCGTTCTAACATACTGCACTCATGTTTCCTCCTAGTTTAATAAGCATCCTACAGCTCTCACTCCTGGCTCTGATGTACCTACATCCCCAGCACCACGACGCACTCGCTCACGCTCTTTCAGCGGCCTCATTAAGGTAAAAGCAGCCTCTGACCCATGCTCTCTGCTGTGACTTTCTGATGTTGCTCTCTGCTTCTGCCTTGCCCTGGCTTCAATGACGCCCTCAAAGCTAGGGACTGTTCAAAGTATTGGCTGCCAAAGGACACAGATCCATTGGGGACAGAAAAAGCAACACAGTGAGAATAAGCCTTGTTATTATAAAGTGTAATTATGTATGAAACGCGTGTCTGTAGGATGTTTCTGAAGGATTGGCTGCTTCTCGAGATGAGATGAGGACTGACAGGGAGCTGGTCATGTAGCTGAGCCTGCTAGCACAGGTGTTAGCACACTGTAGGCTGCCTTACAGCAGCATGTACCTGCTTCTGACAGGCTGGGCTCCTGGCCAGGCCTCAGGTCAGCTCCCAAACCCTGTACCAGCAGGCAGGCTCAGCCTAGTGGCGTGGTATTTCAGGTGGTTCTGCTTTGCAGTCTTCGTCCTGGCTtagcttccttttttctttcccagcattCAACTGCTTACCAGCAATGCATCctgctccttccctttcttttcctctttgcgctCTACGCACTAGCCAACAGCCCTCTCTTCTTACGGCAGCGGAAGGTCTTGGGAACCCCAGTTATCCTGGAGAGGAAGAGCAGGGATGCCACACCGGAGCCTGAGCGAGTCAGCAAAGAGAATGTCCACCTGGTAAGGGCTGCTCCCAGCACCGCTGAAGCTGCTGGTGGGGGAGCATGTGAGGGGAGTTTGAGTGCGACTTGGGCACTCATTTCAGTGATCCTTGGGGGGCTGCTTGCTGTTCTTTTCCCAAGAGAAGGTTTCCAAGTTTCTTCTGTATGATCAAATAAGGTCTTAggaagctgctgtgaagaaagcagagaagatgGCAAGGGCAGCATCCAGACAGGGGTGGCAGCACTGGGCCTGCACTCCAGTCTTGTCCCTCTGGCTGTGTTTCTGCCCTGGGGTATTGGcttgttcccccctccctctctcccgtCCTCCTCCACAAGTTTTCTGGAGCCTGTTGCCTGTAGGGCTGTCCCATGCCCCAAACAAACCAAGAGTAGATTTGGGTGGTAGCTGCTCTCTGGTGGTACAGGCTGCTCCCAGGGAAGACTGTAGATGCCACTTCATCCCCCAACTCTCTATTCCTGTTCCCGTCTCTTGTCCAGTTACAGAAATGTGGATCTCCAGCTCACATGTCCCAGGCGAAGCTGAAATCTTTGGAGGGCCGTAAAGAGGTGAGACAAACACATACCTATTCTTCCTGTGGGAAACCTGGCCTGCTGGGCTCTGAGACCTGCAGAGGTGATGGCATGCACACAAGGCTCTGTCTTGGGCTCTGTGACAGCTGTGGTCCCCTGGCTTGTAGCAGCCTGCTCCATGCCAAGCTGCAGGCAGTTGGCACGCTGAAAGCCCGGGCTCGAAGGGTTTCACCCGAGCAGGTGTTTGTGGCTGTTGTACCTGTGTGCGGGCAGGCTGGCTGTCACGGGAAGCAGAGGGAAGCTGGCATCATGGGGACTGTGCTAACAGcctgtcagggtggcagagggacaAGAGGTTGGTCCAGCCCAAGACCAACTGCCATGTTTGTCCCTGCTCGCTCCCTGCCTCTTGTCTAGCGCCCTGCTTTGGTAAAAGTTGTGGGAGGCAGACTCCAGTGGGGGGTCCTTGTAGGGGGAGGACAGCACATCAACCTTTTCTTGCATGGCATTCTGTGTCTCAAGCATTCGGTTGCTCTAATTCTCTGCTCCAGGAATCCTGTAGACGCATGCGAGCCCACCTGCTTTCCAAGGATTCGTCATCCCTCTGAATCGCCTCGCGACAACGCATGGGTGGGGAATGCCCAGCCTCGCAAGCTGTGAATAATGTGCTGCACTGAGAGGGGAGTGCTGGGGGCTCATGGCAACCCTCACCAACATGGCAGCGCTTTTGAAACTGGACCTTTGCAAAGACTGCAGGGACTTGTTTCTTTCTGTATATAAATTAAGTTTCATTCTACTATGGGGCAAACCACTATCTAACCAAAATGTGTGCAGCATGTCTGACCTGCTGgctctgggaagagctggagTGCTTGCTTACAAGGAGAGCCCTTTGCATTACAGTGCCGTTTGCACTCCCAGCTTTCTCTGCAATGTTGCTAGGTtgtattttttggcttttctgctcTGAGTTTTTAACACATTGGCTTGTTTTTGCTCCCTCCCCTCTGTTAGCGGTGAGAACGACGGACTCCAACCTTCACCCACATCCTGACAGCAAACCTCACCTCCAGACCCCCTCTAGAGCCATgccctcctctgcttcctctggGCACCATTttgccctgctgtccccaaagGGCTGGAGTGCACAAACGGTACAGAGCACGGGAggagcctgggagaagaggagagggttTGGGTGCCATCATTTTTGGGTGCCATCATGTCAAGTTGGGCCCGGGGAAAACAACTTCCCCAGTAAACTCATGGCTTTGTTTCAGCTAGAGCTGGAGGCAGTCCTTGCTCGCTGCCTTCGTGTTTCCACGGCACAGCTCTGCCTGGTGAGCAAAGAGTGTCTCTGGTTTGTGTTCGCCCAGGGATGCTAAGCTGAGCGGGGCAGGAGGCTGGCAAAGGCTGTCTGGGGCAGGACAGCTCAGCCTTTGGAAGCTGGAGCGCCTGGAGCAGACAGGCTCGTGGCTGTGCGTGCCGCATAGGAACAGCGTGAGCAGCATGAGAGGCGAGAGACAGCTCTGGCCATTTGTGATCTGCTGCAAATGGTGCCAAAGGCTGTGGCTTAAGATATCTGTATGGCTGGTCAGGCAACTGCCTGATTAATCATTAAAATGGGGGAAAGGGCTGGAGCTGGGTTCAGCTCTTTGGCCTGAGCTGCAGAAATGAGATGAAACCATCTAGATACGGGATAAACCTTCATCACAGCTGGCCAGTGTCAGCTGTCTTGTTAAGCTAAAGTGCTGCAATAAGCCAATCTTGCCAAGTACCTGTCTGCAAGCACTCCAGGGTGGGAAACACACAGGGTCACTACTGTGAAATAAAGATTTAATCAGCTGGGGAACCATCTAAACACTTCTCAGCCCTTCTCAGCGAAGCAAATAATCTCTGGAATCCAATTATAATTGTCTTCTAATCTTTAAGAACCAGCAGCTGGCAGGAATTAGAGCTCTGTCCTTGACAGCTTTTTGAGACAACTGGTGGCAGGAGGTGTGAATATTGGGTTGTGAGCAGGGAGTTCAGTCCGACTGGCTAGAGCTGTCAAAGCAGGGCATCGGAGCCCTGTGCAGCTTAACTGGGATTTGAcactttttttgctgtgattttttttttttttgagatacaaAGCTATGTGCCTCATGCTGCTCTGTCTAAAGGGATGTTCCTGGTACTTTATCGTGGGTGCCTGTCCCCAGTCTGACCCCAAATTGAAGGAGCTGCCTTGAAAATGTAGGGGGTAGTGGGACTGTAGATGTGTGAGTTGGGAGTTGCTGGTGTTAGGAGCCTCTGTCACAGCAAAGAGCGAGCTCTGGCTCTTCAGGGACCGGGCAGGCGAGGATGCTGTGAGGAAGGGCAGAGGTTGTTTGCTGTGGTAGTAGTATGTGCTTTTTGGATGTGTCTGTAATCGTTCCCTCCGGAGGCTGAAGCTAAGTGCTCCTCTCCGAAGGGCACAGCGTGTTTTGCTGACTGCACTTCTACCCTGCCCCTGCAGTCCACTGTCAGCGGAGACCTGGGGATCTCAGCTTTGCCTCTGCAGAGAGATGAGGCAGAGCCGAAGGTTGAGCGGCAGCAcacggggagctggggctggtcctgctgcctctgctcttaCTTGCATTGCGGCGGTTGTTGGGTGAAGCATTTGTTCATCCCATCCCTCCTCTCCCCGTTGCCCCTTGCTTACTTGCGTATGTGTGTCTGTATTGGTGTCTGCTTGGCAAGGCAATCTTGTTCCTAAGCCTAAATACACTGCTCCCCTATAGATGAGAGGAAAGTAACTCTTCTTCCCGCTGTGCCCCCTTACTGATGGCTCTAGCTCAGGGACTGTCTGGTTTCTGGCACAGCCGAGATTTGCTTAGCTCTAAGAAAAATTATCTATGGGGCATCAGCCCAGCGTTCTGCATTCAGATGCCTTCCCTGCCAAAGGGTACAGTCTCCAGATGGGGTAGTCCCAGGAGGGGTTCAGTGCCCTGGGCTGTCCTCCCTATGCTGAGGATGGTGGTGGCTAGCAGATTTGGCTTCTAGGACCCTTGGCTTTTGCAGTCCCAACATGTTCACACTATCTCACAGGAGAGGGGGAGTTTTAGTCATGCTTGGATGTGTCTCATTTGTCTGCCCTGTGCAATGACTCACAAGGATGCTTCCTCCCAGAGCAGCCACTAACTGTTCCCAGAGTCTGTcatttccaaagtatttttaatctttGTCCTTATTTATATATGCTATGTATGTACTGTTTCAGACTGTTGCCTTTCTGTGTGTTCATGTGAAAACTCCgtattaaatgcttttatttttagtggtTTTGCTCAATGGCTTAAGCAGTTTCATTGGGACAGCGAGGACTTGGTGGTGCATCCACCTTTAAAAGGAAGGCAACATCTGCTCAGAACCCCAGAGCTCCTACCCTTAAGCGCTGGGATGTTTGGTGAGGCTCTGCCCACCTACAGGGGTGGCACTGGCCTCCCATGGCACTAGGGCTCGTTCCCTCTCCGGGATCCCGGTGTGATGCAGGGTCCCCAGGCAGGCTCATCTTTCCCTTGGAGGTATGAAGTTGGACCtcttcttttcctgtcttcccCCTGCTGTCATCCAGGGTGATGGGAAATCAGGTTTACAAAGAGCACTTTATATAAATAATGGAtcaaatgaatacatttttctctGTAGAACCATTCTTCTCTTGGCTGCCGAGGGAGGATGGtttctgcttgcattttcttttcctccttcttaatAATGGCGTCTTAGATTTTATGCAGATTATTCCTCTGTGAAGTTCTTCCACGTTTGAAATGCCCTGGGCTTGCCTGCCGTGGCTCAGACACTCATTAACATCCTCGCCATGCAATTGAAAAACAAGCAGGAGAAGCAAGCGGGGCGGTACGTTTGAAACCAGCGCTGCTTTCCTGCAGGGCGAGCTTCAAGCGGGCCCCCTTCTCCTGCGGGGCTGCAGTCGGGTACCATGGGACTGGTGCGTCCCATGTCTCCGGAgctgggggagtgggaggggaTGGGTCTCCATGCACTTGAAAGTGGGCATGGGAGTCCAGAGAGACATTTCTCTTCTTGAAGATGTTGAACAAAGGAATACAAAAACTCACAGTAGCTATTTCGAATACTGCAAAGCCAAATATCGCCTCCCTGATAAGCTGTGATTCAAAGTGACAGCTTTATATTACttgcatcatttaaaaaaatgaataagttTTTAGCCCCTGAAGCCACAACCCAGGCACTTACGCTTGGCTGCAAGTGAAAGGACAGCAGTCATTGGGAGCAAACACTGGGCGAAGGTACGCATTTAGAGGGGGGTGGCTCAGCTTTCAGTGTGTTTGCTCTGGCCTGTTGGTATTCCTGCACAGCAGTGGCGCTACAAAGCAAACAAGCAATGCTCATCCTTCATTCCGTTAAACAGTTTTTGTCTCAAATTGCACAGCACAGACTTGCAAATAAGTTCCGCAGAGTGTCACTGCTATCTAAATCAATTTTTGCaagttgtcttgatttttttttttttaaactgttctgcCCTGGTTCGGAGttgaaataagatattttttctctcttaaattaTCATGTGTGGCTGGGAGCTgtcatgctgctgctgcatctcacTGCCTAGGGCAACAGTGTAGACAAAAAACATGAGTATTGCTAGCGATAGATGTTGGCACCAGCCAGACCAGTTATCATGCTTTACAATCTCATTGGCTTGGATTAACTAATATTTTTTCATGGAGCGAATAAATTACCATGTTTAGTTCTGTTGGCTCATCCCCCCACCGAGGGTTTCGTGCTGAAGCTCATAAATTGTGCAGGCACGTAGACGCCGAGATCTCTGTGCTGGGTCCCGCACTGATCTTCAGCTGAGGACCAGGGTGGGATCTCCGCCGGCACCAGCTCTCCGGCCCCATCCTGCTCCAACCCAGCTTCGTTCCTGGGAAGTGCCCGCGCATGAGGAATGCGATGGGGTCGTTTCTGGGCTCCTGTGTCTTGACGCAAGGAGAAGCTGTCACCAGCTGTACATCACGGGGTGAGGTTCAGATACTTCCCAGCACCAGTCTTTGAGGCGCTGATTCCAGCCTGGTTTGCAGGGGGGGAGCAAAGCTTTCCTTTCCCTGATGAGTCCCAGCTGGAGTGGGCATTACTGCACTCCCTCCCCCAGTCCCACCTCTCCCGGATTAAACCAGGCTCCTCTTCCAGGCTAAACCTGCCTTGCTGTTGGGAAGAACTGACAAAtccaccaccccagccctcctgTAGGTTGCCTTAGGTAATTTTAAGCCCATCTCCTTTTGCACCGGAGAAAGGGACTGAGTCCCACTTCATCTTCTCTGCCTCTGGCCGAAactcctgtgctgct contains these protein-coding regions:
- the ARHGAP19 gene encoding rho GTPase-activating protein 19 isoform X2, with translation MPLQKLSALIDAICNFVICNDSSLRSQPIIFNPDFFVEKLRHEKPEVFTELVVSNITRLIDLPGAELAQLMGEEDPKLPGANSSASGFFRSLMSLKRKEKGVVFGSPLTEEGIAQVSQLIEYLHKNLRAEGLFRVPGNSIRQQILKDALNSGTDIDLDSGEFHSNDVATLLKMFLGELPEPLLTHKHFHAHLKIADLTLFDEKGNKTSTPDKERQIEALQLLFLILPAPNRSLLKLLLDLLYQTAKKQDKNKMSAHNLALMFAPHILWPRNVTANDLQENITKLNNGVTFMIKHSQKLFKAPAYIRECARLHYLGSRAHTSKDDLDLLTSPSSKELQPLKSQKRSRLDTCHQEETQQRTEEALKELFRHVHNMPDSAKKKKLIRQFNKHPTALTPGSDVPTSPAPRRTRSRSFSGLIKRKVLGTPVILERKSRDATPEPERVSKENVHLLQKCGSPAHMSQAKLKSLEGRKEESCRRMRAHLLSKDSSSL
- the ARHGAP19 gene encoding rho GTPase-activating protein 19 isoform X1, producing MAAGASAPGGRDAICNFVICNDSSLRSQPIIFNPDFFVEKLRHEKPEVFTELVVSNITRLIDLPGAELAQLMGEEDPKLPGANSSASGFFRSLMSLKRKEKGVVFGSPLTEEGIAQVSQLIEYLHKNLRAEGLFRVPGNSIRQQILKDALNSGTDIDLDSGEFHSNDVATLLKMFLGELPEPLLTHKHFHAHLKIADLTLFDEKGNKTSTPDKERQIEALQLLFLILPAPNRSLLKLLLDLLYQTAKKQDKNKMSAHNLALMFAPHILWPRNVTANDLQENITKLNNGVTFMIKHSQKLFKAPAYIRECARLHYLGSRAHTSKDDLDLLTSPSSKELQPLKSQKRSRLDTCHQEETQQRTEEALKELFRHVHNMPDSAKKKKLIRQFNKHPTALTPGSDVPTSPAPRRTRSRSFSGLIKRKVLGTPVILERKSRDATPEPERVSKENVHLLQKCGSPAHMSQAKLKSLEGRKEESCRRMRAHLLSKDSSSL
- the ARHGAP19 gene encoding rho GTPase-activating protein 19 isoform X3 — encoded protein: MAAGASAPGGRDAICNFVICNDSSLRSQPIIFNPDFFVEKLRHEKPEVFTELVVSNITRLIDLPGAELAQLMGEEDPKLPGANSSASGFFRSLMSLKRKEKGVVFGSPLTEEGIAQVSQLIEYLHKNLRAEGLFRVPGNSIRQQILKDALNSGTDIDLDSGEFHSNDVATLLKMFLGELPEPLLTHKHFHAHLKIADLTLFDEKGNKTSTPDKERQIEALQLLFLILPAPNRSLLKLLLDLLYQTAKKQDKNKMSAHNLALMFAPHILWPRNVTANDLQENITKLNNGVTFMIKHSQKLFKAPAYIRECARLHYLGSRAHTSKDDLDLLTSPSSKELQPLKSQKRSRLDTCHQEETQQRTEEALKELFRHVHNMPDSAKKKKLIRQFNKHPTALTPGSDVPTSPAPRRTRSRSFSGLIKPTALSSYGSGRSWEPQLSWRGRAGMPHRSLSESAKRMSTCYRNVDLQLTCPRRS